The following coding sequences are from one Mycobacterium bourgelatii window:
- a CDS encoding cytochrome P450, whose amino-acid sequence MPYRPGEALLATYRRRGPVVNAGVGRHGYTYLLGAEANKFVFANADAFSWRETFENLAIVDGPTALIVSDGDDHRRRRSVVAPGLRHRQIQEYVHIMASNIDRVIDGWQPGRRLDLYQQFRSAVRRSTAESLFGQRLAVHSDFLGEQLQPLLDLTHQLPQWAQLHRRLNSARWRRAMAARQRINDLIDTQIADAKKQPRPDDHLMTMLINGRGEENYALSDDEIRDAIISLITAGYETTSGALAWAAYTLLTLPGAWETAADEIDRVLGGRAPTARDLAGLSYLNGVVQETLRLYSPGVISARRVMRDLSFDGQRIRAGRMLIFSAYVTHRLDEIWPDATEFRPERWDAARPDYRKPAPHEFIPFSGGLHRCIGAAMATTEMTVMLARLIARTKLELPAQRIRPANLASLSPKPGLTVEIKELLPAQ is encoded by the coding sequence CTGCCCTACCGACCCGGGGAAGCGCTACTGGCCACATACCGACGCCGCGGTCCCGTGGTGAACGCCGGTGTTGGGCGGCACGGCTACACCTATCTGCTTGGCGCCGAGGCGAATAAGTTTGTCTTCGCCAACGCCGATGCCTTCAGTTGGCGGGAGACCTTCGAGAACCTGGCGATCGTCGACGGCCCGACGGCACTCATCGTCAGCGACGGCGACGACCACCGCCGCCGGCGCAGTGTGGTGGCGCCGGGACTGCGACACCGGCAGATCCAGGAATACGTCCACATCATGGCCTCCAACATCGACCGCGTCATCGACGGTTGGCAGCCGGGGCGACGCCTCGATCTCTACCAACAGTTCCGCTCGGCGGTCCGGCGTAGCACCGCCGAATCGTTGTTCGGCCAGCGCCTCGCGGTCCACTCCGACTTCCTCGGCGAACAACTCCAACCATTGCTGGACCTGACCCATCAGCTCCCGCAGTGGGCGCAACTGCATCGGCGCCTGAATTCCGCCCGTTGGCGACGAGCAATGGCCGCCCGACAGCGCATCAACGACTTGATCGACACCCAGATCGCCGATGCCAAAAAGCAGCCCCGACCGGACGACCACCTGATGACCATGCTGATCAACGGCCGCGGCGAAGAGAATTACGCGCTGAGCGACGACGAAATACGTGATGCGATCATCTCCCTCATCACCGCCGGCTACGAGACCACCAGCGGCGCGCTGGCCTGGGCGGCCTACACCCTGCTGACCCTCCCGGGCGCCTGGGAGACCGCGGCCGACGAAATTGACCGGGTGCTCGGGGGGCGGGCACCGACGGCCCGAGACCTCGCCGGGCTCAGCTACCTCAACGGCGTTGTGCAGGAGACACTTCGGCTCTATTCGCCCGGGGTGATCTCGGCCCGCAGGGTGATGCGTGACCTGTCGTTCGACGGCCAGCGCATCCGGGCCGGACGAATGCTCATCTTCAGCGCCTACGTCACCCACCGTCTCGACGAAATATGGCCCGATGCAACCGAATTCCGTCCAGAGCGGTGGGACGCCGCCAGGCCCGACTATCGCAAGCCCGCTCCGCACGAGTTCATCCCGTTCAGCGGAGGGTTGCATCGCTGTATCGGCGCGGCCATGGCCACCACCGAAATGACCGTGATGCTTGCCCGCCTCATCGCCAGGACAAAGCTGGAGTTACCCGCTCAGCGCATTCGTCCGGCAAATCTCGCCTCGTTGTCCCCTAAGCCCGGATTGACCGTCGAAATCAAGGAATTACTGCCAGCGCAGTAG
- a CDS encoding ABC-F family ATP-binding cassette domain-containing protein produces MAHLLGAEAVHLAYPTQVIFESVTLGVNDGARIGIVGRNGDGKSSLLGLLTGQVQPDSGRVTRRSGLRVGALSQADTLDPEHTVGWTLVGDQPEHQWAGNARIRDVVAGLVSDIAWDATIATLSGGQRRRVQLAQLLVGEWDVIALDEPTNHLDIEGITWLAGHLRQRWARNTGGLLLVTHDRWFLDEVATTTWEVHDGIVEPFEGGYAAYVLQRVERDRITAAAEAKRQNLMRKELAWLRRGPPARTSKPKFRIEAANQLIADVPPLRNTVELAKLAMARLGKDVIDLLDVSVSFDGREVLRDIEWRIAPGERTGIVGANGAGKSTLLGLIAGTVQPSTGRVKRGKTVQLAVLDQQGDRLNAIADDRIADVLARLRGGYEVEGREVTPAQLLERLGFGRGQLSARVRELSGGQRRRLQLMLTLLSEPNVLLLDEPTNDVDTDMLTATEDLLDSWAGTLIVVSHDRYLLERVTDQQYAVLDGRLRHLPGGIDEYLLLAAKDQAGAAPGAAPAAKSPEPQAISGAQRRAAEKELAAIDRQLARLAERIEAKHNEIAAHDQSDHVGINRLTQELRALEDDVAEAEERWLALSEVLE; encoded by the coding sequence GTGGCACACCTGCTCGGAGCCGAGGCCGTACATCTGGCTTACCCGACCCAGGTGATCTTTGAATCGGTCACGCTGGGGGTCAACGACGGCGCCCGCATCGGCATCGTCGGGCGCAACGGCGACGGCAAGTCGAGCCTGCTGGGCCTGCTCACCGGCCAGGTACAGCCGGACTCCGGCCGGGTCACTCGACGCAGCGGACTGCGGGTCGGCGCGCTGAGCCAAGCGGACACCCTGGACCCGGAACACACCGTCGGCTGGACACTGGTCGGCGACCAACCCGAACACCAATGGGCCGGCAACGCCCGCATCCGTGACGTCGTCGCCGGCCTGGTGTCCGACATCGCCTGGGACGCAACCATTGCCACGCTCAGCGGGGGGCAGCGACGACGCGTCCAGCTGGCCCAACTACTGGTGGGCGAGTGGGACGTCATCGCCCTCGATGAGCCCACCAACCACCTCGACATCGAGGGGATCACCTGGCTGGCGGGCCACCTGCGACAACGCTGGGCCCGCAACACCGGTGGGCTCCTTTTGGTCACGCACGACCGCTGGTTCCTCGACGAAGTCGCCACCACCACCTGGGAGGTGCACGACGGGATCGTCGAACCGTTCGAAGGCGGGTACGCCGCGTACGTGTTGCAGCGCGTCGAGCGCGATCGCATCACCGCTGCCGCCGAGGCCAAGCGGCAGAACCTGATGCGCAAGGAGCTTGCGTGGTTGCGGCGCGGTCCCCCGGCGCGGACGTCGAAACCGAAGTTCCGGATCGAGGCCGCCAACCAGCTCATCGCCGACGTGCCGCCCCTGCGGAACACCGTCGAATTGGCCAAGCTGGCGATGGCCCGACTCGGCAAGGATGTCATCGACCTGCTCGACGTGTCCGTCTCGTTCGACGGACGCGAAGTGCTGCGCGACATCGAATGGCGCATCGCCCCAGGCGAACGCACCGGCATTGTCGGGGCCAACGGCGCAGGCAAGTCCACCCTGCTGGGGCTGATAGCCGGCACCGTTCAACCGAGCACGGGACGCGTCAAGCGCGGCAAGACCGTCCAATTGGCCGTTCTCGACCAGCAGGGCGACCGGCTCAACGCGATCGCCGACGACCGGATCGCCGACGTGCTGGCGCGGCTGCGCGGCGGCTATGAGGTCGAAGGACGCGAGGTGACTCCGGCGCAGTTGCTGGAGCGGCTCGGCTTCGGCCGCGGGCAGCTCTCCGCACGTGTCCGCGAGCTGTCGGGTGGTCAACGGCGTCGGCTGCAGCTGATGCTCACCCTGCTGTCCGAACCGAACGTGCTGCTGCTGGACGAACCGACCAACGACGTCGACACCGACATGCTCACCGCCACCGAAGACTTGCTGGACTCCTGGGCGGGCACGCTGATCGTCGTCTCCCACGACCGGTATCTGCTCGAACGAGTCACCGACCAGCAGTACGCCGTTCTGGACGGGCGGCTACGGCACCTGCCCGGCGGCATCGACGAATACCTACTGCTCGCCGCCAAAGACCAGGCGGGTGCCGCCCCCGGAGCTGCTCCGGCGGCCAAATCACCGGAGCCGCAAGCCATATCAGGCGCTCAACGGCGCGCGGCGGAGAAGGAGCTGGCCGCGATCGATCGCCAACTGGCGCGGCTGGCCGAACGAATCGAGGCCAAACACAACGAAATCGCCGCTCATGACCAATCCGACCACGTCGGCATCAACCGGTTGACCCAAGAGTTGCGTGCCCTCGAAGATGACGTCGCAGAGGCCGAGGAGCGTTGGTTGGCACTGTCGGAGGTGCTCGAATGA
- a CDS encoding crotonase/enoyl-CoA hydratase family protein, with the protein MTTEPKNSGGVRVEKRGPVTTVIMNRPEARNAVNGSAALALLAAFEEFDSDDSASVAVLWGEHGNFCSGADLKGAETGDFNPVSPTGPGPMGPTRLTLSKPVIAAVSGYAVAGGLELAVWCDLRVVEEDATFGVFCRRWGLPLIDGGTVRLPRLIGHSRALDLILTGRSVDATEALAIGLANRVVPTGTVREAAEDLAAELAALPQNCLRSDRLSTLYQWGRSEAEAMDFEFASLARSASELQSGAKRFSDGAGRHGSKA; encoded by the coding sequence ATGACGACTGAACCCAAGAACAGTGGCGGTGTTCGGGTCGAGAAGCGGGGACCCGTGACGACTGTGATCATGAATCGACCGGAGGCCCGTAACGCGGTCAACGGATCTGCTGCGCTTGCGCTCCTCGCCGCGTTCGAGGAGTTCGACAGTGACGACTCCGCGTCGGTGGCTGTGCTGTGGGGGGAGCACGGAAATTTCTGCTCTGGCGCGGATTTGAAAGGGGCAGAGACTGGTGACTTCAACCCGGTGAGCCCGACCGGTCCGGGGCCGATGGGTCCCACCCGACTGACCCTGTCCAAACCGGTGATCGCCGCAGTCAGTGGCTATGCCGTCGCCGGTGGCCTAGAGCTGGCGGTGTGGTGCGATTTACGAGTAGTCGAGGAGGACGCCACGTTCGGGGTGTTCTGTCGACGCTGGGGATTGCCCCTGATCGATGGCGGCACGGTCCGGTTACCCCGGCTGATCGGGCACAGTCGGGCGTTGGATCTGATCCTCACCGGCCGCTCGGTCGACGCGACTGAGGCACTGGCCATCGGCCTGGCGAATCGCGTTGTGCCAACGGGTACCGTCCGCGAGGCCGCAGAGGATCTGGCCGCCGAACTCGCGGCGTTGCCACAGAACTGCTTGCGCTCCGACCGCCTGTCGACCCTCTATCAGTGGGGCCGCAGCGAGGCAGAGGCGATGGATTTCGAGTTCGCGAGTCTGGCGCGTTCGGCATCCGAATTGCAGTCAGGCGCAAAGCGGTTCTCAGACGGCGCGGGCCGACACGGCTCCAAAGCGTGA
- a CDS encoding acyl-CoA synthetase: MFTLVEAKSEHSGAAVDLNLSMVTRPVERLVATAQNGLEVLRLGGLETGSVPSPSQIVESVPMYKLRRYFPPDNRPGQPPVGPPVLMVHPMMMSADMWDVTRQDGAVGILHARGLDTWVIDFGSPDKVEGGMRRNLADHIVALSQAIDTVHEATGRDVHLVGYSQGGMWCYQVGAYRRSKALASIVAFGSPVDTLAALPMGLPPNMAPAIADFMADHVFNRISIPSWLARTGFQMMDPLKTAKARVDFVRQLHDREALLPREQQRRFLEREGWIAWSGPAISELLKQFIAHNRMMTGGFAINGQMVTLTDITCPILAFVGEVDDIGQPAAVRGIRRAAPNTDVYECSIRTGHFGLVVGSRAAKESWPTVADWVRWIEGKGDKPAQITPMVEQPIEHSDSGVALSSRLAHGLGEVSEAALAAARGAADAVVAANKSVRTLAVETARTLPRLARLGQLNDHTRISLGRIIDEQARDHPQGEFLLFDGRVHTYEAVNRRINNVVRGLIEVGVRQGDRVGILMETRPSALVAIAALSRLGAVAVVMRPDVDLAESFRLGRVAEILTDPTNLEAARTLPGQVLVLGGGESRDLDLPEDALQTGQVIDMEKIDPDVVELPAWYRPNPGLARDLAAIAFTAASGELVAKQITNYRWAVSAFGTASTASLDRKDTVYCLTPLHHEAALLVNLGAAVVGGTRIALSRGLQPERFVQEIRQYGVTVVSYTWAMMREVVDDPDFELHGNHPVRLFIGSGMPTGLWERVVDAFAPARVVEFFATTDGLAVLANVSGAKVGSKGRPLPGAGRVELGAYDAEHDLILEDERGYVQVADVNQVGVLLAQSRGPIDPTASVKRGVFAPGDTWISTEYLFYRDEDGDYWLVGRRGSEVHTARGIVYPDPVNDAFGRLIGVDLASTYGVTVNGQDVAVSAVTLCKGATVTAADLSEAVNKIPVGLGPDIVHVVPELPLSPTTYRPVVSTLRAAGLPKPGRQVWHFDSASKEFRRMTPAVRSELSGKREHSDA, translated from the coding sequence ATGTTCACGCTGGTAGAGGCCAAGTCTGAGCACTCAGGAGCAGCTGTGGATCTGAATTTGTCGATGGTGACACGCCCGGTGGAGCGATTGGTTGCCACAGCCCAGAACGGTCTGGAGGTGCTGCGGTTGGGCGGGTTGGAAACCGGCAGCGTCCCGTCGCCCTCGCAGATCGTCGAGAGCGTTCCGATGTACAAGCTGCGGCGATACTTCCCGCCGGACAACCGTCCCGGCCAGCCGCCGGTCGGCCCGCCGGTCCTGATGGTGCACCCGATGATGATGTCGGCCGACATGTGGGACGTCACCCGCCAGGACGGGGCGGTCGGCATCCTGCATGCCCGCGGACTGGACACCTGGGTCATCGACTTCGGCTCACCCGACAAGGTCGAGGGCGGCATGCGCCGGAACCTGGCCGACCACATCGTCGCACTCAGTCAGGCCATCGACACGGTGCACGAGGCCACCGGCCGCGACGTCCACCTCGTCGGTTATTCGCAAGGCGGGATGTGGTGCTACCAGGTCGGTGCCTACCGGCGTTCCAAGGCACTGGCCAGCATCGTGGCGTTCGGCTCCCCGGTGGACACCCTCGCCGCGCTTCCGATGGGCCTGCCGCCGAACATGGCACCCGCGATCGCCGACTTCATGGCAGACCACGTGTTCAACCGCATCAGCATCCCGAGCTGGTTGGCGCGCACCGGTTTTCAGATGATGGACCCGCTCAAGACCGCCAAGGCTCGGGTCGACTTCGTCCGCCAACTGCATGATCGCGAGGCACTGTTGCCACGCGAACAGCAGCGCCGATTCCTCGAGCGTGAAGGGTGGATCGCCTGGTCGGGTCCGGCCATCTCGGAGCTCCTCAAGCAATTCATCGCCCACAACCGAATGATGACCGGCGGCTTCGCTATCAACGGGCAGATGGTCACGCTGACCGACATCACCTGCCCGATCCTGGCATTCGTCGGCGAGGTGGACGACATTGGCCAGCCGGCGGCGGTGCGTGGCATCAGGCGCGCCGCACCGAACACCGACGTCTACGAATGTTCGATCAGGACAGGGCATTTCGGCCTCGTTGTGGGATCCAGGGCAGCCAAGGAAAGCTGGCCGACCGTGGCGGACTGGGTGCGCTGGATCGAGGGCAAGGGCGACAAGCCGGCGCAGATCACCCCGATGGTTGAGCAGCCGATCGAGCACAGCGACAGTGGCGTCGCGCTGAGCTCGCGGCTTGCCCACGGGCTAGGGGAGGTGTCCGAGGCAGCGCTTGCCGCTGCTCGCGGCGCCGCGGACGCCGTCGTCGCCGCCAACAAGTCCGTCCGTACCTTGGCCGTCGAAACCGCCCGCACCCTGCCGCGCCTGGCCCGACTGGGACAGCTCAACGACCACACCCGCATCTCGCTGGGCCGCATCATCGATGAGCAGGCCCGCGACCATCCGCAGGGTGAATTCCTGTTGTTCGACGGTCGCGTGCACACCTACGAAGCGGTGAACCGACGGATCAACAACGTCGTTCGCGGCCTCATCGAAGTCGGCGTGCGGCAGGGCGACCGGGTGGGCATCCTGATGGAGACCCGGCCCAGCGCGCTCGTGGCGATCGCGGCGTTGTCCCGGTTGGGGGCGGTCGCCGTGGTGATGCGCCCGGACGTCGATCTGGCCGAATCCTTCCGTCTCGGTAGAGTAGCCGAAATCCTCACCGACCCAACGAATCTCGAAGCGGCGCGCACGCTGCCGGGTCAGGTGTTGGTGCTCGGCGGTGGTGAGTCCCGCGATCTGGACCTGCCGGAAGATGCCTTGCAAACAGGCCAAGTCATCGACATGGAAAAGATCGACCCGGACGTCGTCGAGCTGCCCGCTTGGTATCGACCCAACCCGGGGTTGGCGCGCGACCTGGCGGCCATCGCGTTTACCGCGGCCAGCGGCGAGTTGGTGGCCAAGCAGATCACCAACTACCGGTGGGCGGTGTCCGCGTTCGGAACGGCCTCGACGGCTTCGCTCGACCGCAAAGACACCGTGTATTGCCTGACGCCGCTACACCACGAGGCGGCGCTGCTGGTGAACCTGGGTGCCGCGGTTGTCGGTGGCACCCGCATCGCGTTGTCCCGGGGACTGCAGCCGGAGCGGTTCGTCCAGGAGATACGGCAGTACGGGGTGACCGTCGTGTCCTACACCTGGGCGATGATGCGGGAAGTGGTTGACGACCCAGACTTCGAGTTGCACGGTAACCACCCCGTGCGGCTGTTCATCGGCTCCGGCATGCCAACCGGGTTGTGGGAGCGCGTCGTTGACGCTTTCGCGCCGGCGCGTGTCGTCGAATTCTTCGCCACCACCGACGGGCTGGCGGTGTTGGCCAATGTGTCCGGCGCCAAGGTCGGCAGCAAGGGCCGTCCGCTGCCGGGTGCCGGCCGGGTCGAACTTGGCGCCTACGACGCCGAACACGACCTGATCCTGGAGGATGAGCGGGGTTACGTTCAGGTGGCCGATGTCAACCAGGTCGGGGTGTTGCTGGCTCAGTCGCGCGGACCGATCGATCCGACCGCGTCGGTCAAGCGTGGCGTGTTTGCTCCCGGCGACACCTGGATTTCCACCGAATACCTGTTCTACCGCGACGAGGACGGGGACTACTGGCTGGTCGGCCGGCGCGGCTCAGAGGTCCACACCGCGCGCGGGATCGTCTACCCTGACCCGGTCAACGACGCGTTCGGCCGGCTCATCGGCGTCGACCTGGCATCGACCTACGGCGTCACGGTGAATGGCCAAGATGTCGCGGTTTCGGCGGTGACGCTGTGCAAGGGTGCGACCGTCACGGCCGCCGACCTGAGCGAGGCGGTCAACAAGATCCCGGTGGGACTGGGCCCCGACATCGTGCATGTGGTGCCCGAGCTGCCGCTGAGCCCCACGACCTACCGTCCGGTCGTCAGTACCCTCCGCGCGGCGGGCCTGCCCAAGCCGGGACGCCAGGTGTGGCACTTCGACTCCGCCAGCAAGGAATTCCGGCGTATGACCCCGGCCGTGCGTAGCGAATTGAGCGGGAAGCGCGAACACAGCGATGCTTGA
- a CDS encoding Trm112 family protein encodes MLDQTLLDILVCPQDRGPLVLVADEGGELLYNPRLRRAYRIEDGIPVLLIDEARDVDDEEHARLMARGPAAPQ; translated from the coding sequence ATGCTTGACCAGACGCTGCTGGACATTCTGGTGTGCCCGCAGGACCGGGGTCCGCTGGTGCTGGTTGCCGACGAAGGCGGGGAGCTGCTGTACAACCCGCGGCTGCGGCGTGCCTACCGTATCGAGGACGGCATCCCGGTCTTGCTCATCGATGAGGCTCGGGACGTCGACGACGAGGAGCACGCGCGGCTTATGGCACGAGGTCCGGCAGCTCCCCAGTGA
- a CDS encoding TetR/AcrR family transcriptional regulator, with protein sequence MAPRRPGRPAGSSDTRERILACARDLFALNGIDRTSIRAVAAKAGVDAALVHHYFGTKQQLFAAAIHLPIDPMHVIAQLRDTPVEDLGYRLPSILLPLWDSELGAGLIATLRSLIAGDEVGLARTFLQDVIGTEVGSRVDDPPGSGRIRTQFVASQLMGVVMARYIVKIEPFASLPTDQIARTIAPNLQRYLTGELPDLVP encoded by the coding sequence ATGGCTCCACGCAGGCCAGGGCGACCCGCGGGAAGCTCGGACACCCGGGAGCGAATCCTGGCCTGCGCGCGGGACCTGTTCGCGCTCAACGGAATTGATCGAACATCTATCCGGGCGGTGGCGGCCAAGGCCGGGGTCGACGCCGCGCTGGTGCACCACTATTTCGGCACCAAGCAGCAACTTTTCGCCGCCGCGATCCATCTACCGATAGATCCGATGCACGTCATCGCGCAGTTGCGCGACACCCCGGTCGAGGACCTCGGGTATCGGCTGCCGTCGATATTGCTGCCGCTCTGGGACTCCGAGTTGGGTGCCGGGCTGATCGCGACCCTGCGCTCGCTGATCGCCGGCGACGAAGTCGGCCTGGCGCGCACGTTTCTGCAAGACGTGATCGGTACCGAAGTCGGTTCGCGGGTCGACGATCCCCCAGGCAGCGGCAGGATCCGCACCCAGTTCGTCGCCTCACAATTGATGGGCGTGGTGATGGCGCGCTACATCGTCAAGATCGAGCCGTTCGCGTCGCTGCCCACCGACCAGATCGCGCGAACGATCGCACCGAACCTGCAGCGCTACCTCACTGGGGAGCTGCCGGACCTCGTGCCATAA
- a CDS encoding ABC transporter permease, with the protein MKGYTATTVRILRQLAADHRSVAMILVVPSAIIALMYFMFQNAPHRPGTPTPFNGACLILLGLFPLLLMFLITSITMQRERASGTLERVLTTPLRRLDLLAAYGTAFSIAAAAQATLACLVSFWFLGFSTAGNPVWVFVIAIINAVLGVGLGLLCSAFARSEFQAVQFMPVVIVPQLLLAGVIVPRPAMPDWLEWISNVMPASYALEALQQVAAHPELTYTAVRDMVVVMGFALVALCLAAATLHRRTP; encoded by the coding sequence CTGAAGGGATACACCGCCACCACGGTGCGCATCCTGCGGCAGTTGGCCGCCGATCACCGCAGTGTGGCCATGATCCTGGTGGTGCCGAGCGCGATCATCGCGCTGATGTACTTCATGTTCCAAAACGCGCCGCACCGGCCCGGCACCCCGACGCCGTTCAACGGGGCGTGCTTGATTCTGCTGGGCCTCTTCCCGCTGCTGCTGATGTTTCTGATTACATCGATAACCATGCAACGCGAGCGCGCTTCGGGCACCTTGGAGCGCGTCCTGACCACGCCGCTGCGCCGACTCGACCTGCTGGCGGCGTACGGAACCGCGTTTTCGATCGCGGCGGCGGCCCAGGCGACCCTGGCGTGCCTGGTGTCGTTCTGGTTCCTCGGGTTCAGCACGGCGGGAAACCCGGTCTGGGTGTTCGTGATTGCGATCATCAACGCGGTTCTGGGCGTGGGGCTGGGATTGTTGTGCAGTGCGTTCGCTCGCAGCGAGTTTCAGGCCGTACAGTTCATGCCCGTGGTGATCGTGCCGCAGTTGCTGTTAGCCGGCGTCATCGTTCCGCGGCCGGCGATGCCGGATTGGCTCGAGTGGATCAGCAATGTCATGCCGGCCAGCTACGCACTCGAAGCGTTGCAGCAGGTGGCTGCGCATCCGGAGCTGACATATACCGCGGTGCGTGACATGGTCGTTGTGATGGGGTTCGCGCTGGTGGCGCTGTGCCTGGCCGCGGCGACGTTGCACAGGCGGACGCCTTAA
- a CDS encoding ABC transporter ATP-binding protein — MMTSSRDEFMAGNTEPAVRIEHLRVIRGKRPALHDISVDIAAGTITGLLGPSGCGKTTLMRSIVGTQIIASGNVTVLGHPAGSAALRRQVGYLPQDPAIYDDLRIIDNVRYVAALYGFDASAADEAIDRVGLSDHRTAYCGNLSGGQRTRVSLACALVCHPALLVLDEPTVGLDPVLRVDLWEQFTELADAGTTLLVSSHVMDEADHCGDLLLMREGHLVAHTTPDRLREETGCTSLEEAFLHIIRRSTVLQAEAGPRAS; from the coding sequence ATGATGACTTCATCACGCGATGAATTTATGGCAGGCAACACAGAGCCAGCCGTCCGCATCGAGCACTTGCGGGTGATTCGCGGCAAACGGCCTGCGTTGCATGACATTTCCGTCGACATCGCGGCCGGTACCATCACCGGACTGCTCGGGCCGTCCGGGTGCGGCAAGACCACCTTGATGCGCAGCATCGTCGGCACCCAGATCATCGCCTCGGGCAACGTCACCGTGCTCGGACATCCAGCCGGGTCCGCGGCCCTGCGTCGCCAGGTGGGGTACCTGCCGCAGGATCCGGCGATCTATGACGACCTGCGCATCATCGACAACGTTCGCTATGTCGCCGCGCTGTACGGATTCGACGCCTCGGCCGCGGATGAGGCCATCGACCGGGTGGGCTTGTCGGATCATCGAACTGCCTATTGCGGCAATCTCTCCGGCGGTCAGCGCACCCGGGTGTCGCTGGCGTGCGCACTGGTGTGCCATCCCGCCCTGCTGGTGCTCGACGAACCAACGGTCGGACTGGATCCCGTACTGCGCGTTGATCTTTGGGAACAGTTCACCGAGCTTGCGGACGCCGGCACCACGCTGCTGGTGTCCAGCCACGTGATGGACGAGGCCGACCACTGCGGGGATCTGCTGCTGATGCGCGAGGGGCACCTGGTTGCCCACACCACGCCGGACCGATTGAGAGAGGAAACGGGATGCACGTCACTGGAGGAAGCGTTTCTGCACATCATTCGGCGCAGCACCGTGCTGCAAGCAGAGGCCGGTCCCCGGGCAAGTTAG
- a CDS encoding DNA-3-methyladenine glycosylase — MNAEHLQVDPVEAAHRLLGATITARGVSGVIVEVEAYGGVPDGPWPDAAAHSYRGLSGRNAVMFGPPGRLYTYRSHGIHVCANVACGPDGTAAAVLLRACAIDEGLEVARGRRGELVRTAALARGPGNLCSALGITMDDNGIDLFDPVSPVQIRFNEPVPAVAGPRVGVSQAADRPWRLWVADRPEVSAYRRSPRAPVLGASD, encoded by the coding sequence GTGAACGCTGAGCACCTGCAGGTTGACCCGGTCGAGGCCGCTCACCGGCTGCTCGGGGCCACCATCACCGCACGCGGGGTCAGTGGCGTCATCGTCGAGGTCGAGGCGTACGGGGGAGTGCCGGACGGCCCGTGGCCCGACGCGGCGGCGCACTCCTATCGCGGTCTGAGTGGACGCAATGCCGTCATGTTCGGACCGCCCGGGCGGCTGTACACCTACCGCAGCCACGGCATTCATGTCTGTGCCAACGTTGCCTGCGGGCCGGACGGCACCGCCGCGGCGGTACTGCTGCGGGCCTGCGCCATCGACGAGGGATTGGAGGTCGCCCGCGGCCGGCGCGGTGAGCTGGTGCGTACCGCGGCGCTCGCGCGCGGCCCCGGCAATCTTTGCTCCGCGCTGGGAATCACCATGGACGACAACGGGATTGACCTGTTCGACCCGGTCAGCCCGGTGCAGATTCGATTCAACGAACCCGTGCCGGCGGTCGCCGGTCCGCGGGTCGGGGTCAGTCAGGCCGCCGACCGGCCGTGGCGACTGTGGGTTGCCGACCGGCCGGAAGTGTCCGCCTACCGGCGCAGCCCGCGTGCGCCGGTCCTCGGTGCCAGCGACTGA
- a CDS encoding bile acid:sodium symporter family protein: protein MDNRFFPLVVVAVMLALGLTLTVADFRRAATLRRPLLVALICQALLLPALCLLIAEALKLPPELAVGLMLMAATPGGMLANVLSHLANGDLALNLTLTAINAVLSIFAIPAILAFSMHWFLDQARLIPLQFDKFFSVFALVLIPTAIGVAIRHRFPDLARRAQTPVKVVAALLLVVAVGAGLARGQTTLGEHFGVISAAVVLFCAVSLTVGYLAPRWMRLAPRQSVAISLEIGLHNAVVAIGIALSPQLLNSAEMATPAAIYGLLAPLIALAFLFAVRRLDPAYRATAGADTVVA from the coding sequence ATGGACAACCGGTTTTTCCCGTTGGTCGTCGTCGCGGTCATGCTCGCCCTCGGGCTGACGCTCACGGTTGCCGACTTTCGGCGGGCCGCCACCTTGCGGCGCCCACTCCTGGTCGCGTTGATCTGTCAGGCACTGCTGCTTCCGGCCCTATGCCTGCTCATAGCCGAGGCCCTGAAGCTGCCGCCGGAGCTGGCGGTGGGGCTGATGCTCATGGCGGCCACCCCGGGCGGCATGCTGGCCAACGTCCTCAGCCACCTGGCCAACGGCGACCTGGCGCTCAATCTCACGTTGACCGCCATCAATGCCGTCCTGTCCATCTTCGCCATCCCGGCGATCCTGGCGTTCTCCATGCACTGGTTCCTGGACCAGGCCCGGCTGATCCCCCTGCAGTTCGACAAGTTCTTCAGCGTCTTCGCGCTGGTGCTGATACCGACCGCGATCGGCGTTGCGATACGCCATCGCTTTCCCGACCTGGCTCGGCGGGCGCAAACCCCGGTCAAGGTCGTCGCGGCGCTGCTCCTGGTGGTTGCCGTGGGCGCGGGCCTGGCGCGCGGCCAGACAACCCTCGGGGAGCACTTCGGTGTGATCAGCGCGGCGGTGGTGCTGTTCTGTGCGGTCAGTCTGACGGTCGGTTATCTGGCCCCGCGTTGGATGCGCCTCGCTCCGCGTCAGTCGGTCGCCATCAGCCTGGAGATCGGATTGCACAATGCCGTGGTGGCGATCGGCATAGCCCTGAGCCCACAGCTACTGAACAGCGCTGAGATGGCCACCCCCGCCGCCATTTACGGCCTACTTGCGCCGCTTATTGCGCTGGCGTTCCTCTTCGCCGTACGGCGTCTCGATCCCGCCTACCGCGCCACCGCCGGCGCCGACACCGTCGTCGCTTAG